The genomic DNA aacataaaacaaattcactattattttttaatgaatatcATTAAATTGTGATGGAAAACCTTATAATAAGTTGTTATAAATAACATGAgttgtaataaattattatacaaaatttaaaaatacaaaaaaccAAGAATCAAACTCATTGAGaagaaaaacttaaaaaacaGTTCTCTCACCTtactaatcatttttttaaatggccATAAACTTGGGGTTAGAGCTTacaaacaaattttcaaatgaaatagTTATAGGTTCTTCTTATCTAAccaaaaaaaagttagattGTTTCTTGATGGAgataccaaataaaaatattgaacaatgaaaataaagatttattaCAATCCCCCTccccaattaattttattcaaagaaTTCTtagtcaaaatttattttctctcattattattattatttaataatgtcaAATTTCCCTGGCTGGCAAAATATGcaaatctaatataaatttGAGACATCTTGCTGGGATTGtttgcttttctttcttttgaatCATATTTTCTTATATCTTATTTGATATAACAAAGTGAAAATAAGACAAAGTTATAGAGACTTTAgttaatgtataatttttttctttttaaaatcataaatgattCTAGAGTACTAAATCAACACTCACAAAGTCATGTTTTTTCACTTCAATTTAGAGTTGTTTTTTTATGTGAATTAGGAACTTGGAAAcattattatcttaattaagaTTATAATTATCTTGAGTTACCCTAATAATAGTAATGCTGGTTTATTTCTATCACTAAAAACAAGTTGATTTGCTGAGTAACTTAGAAAAgtcttaattttgaaaatgctATATTGGTGTAATCTCCTATTTTTGTgagatgaaaaaataaaataaaaggaaagatagacttttattttaattttggtcaAAGGTAAGTGTGATTATATATCATAcccattctttttctttttattattatttatttatttatatatataattatatatatatatatatatatatatatatatgtttaataaacAAGTAAACAAGCATCCCGAGTTTGAATCTGGTTATATTTCCATTTCATTCTCTCTCCCTGTCTTCAAGTGGAAATGCAGATAGAGAAGATTAAAGAGATCCTTTAATCGCAATCGCAATCGCAATCGCAAACAATGGCCATCatagagaagaagaaatggtggcTGAGCAATCGGaaggtaaataataataataataataataaatctctTTTCTTTACTCAAACAAGttcaattttttgataaaaattccGCTGCAATCATCATCGCTAGATCGCAGGAAATTATGTCAGAGAAGCAAGACGCTTAATCGCGACTAAGAACAACACCAACATTGCGTCTGCGATAATAATTCTGGATACTGCTCTGTCTCTTTCTCCTAGTTTCGATCTGGCAATGGAACTCAAGGCACGATCTCTCCTTCATCTCCGGCGTTTTAAGCAAATCGCGGAAATGCTTCAGGATTACATCCCAAGTGTAATCAGATCGAACGATTACGATGCTGAGTGTTCTTCCTTATTCTCTTTCTCATATGATCAACCTTTATCTGGAGAACATGTCAAACTTCTTCCTAATTCGTCTACTCCTGATCAAGATATTGACCACTTGCGTTTTAACTGTTTCTCAATctacaaattgaagaagaagatcatGGACACTCTCTCTAATAGCTCTGCCGTCGAAGAACAATGGAGGTAATAACTAATGAAACCCAGATCTCCATTAATGTCGAAAGTCAATGaaagaataaaaattgaaactttatttatttgaacAGGTTTTTAGTATTGGGACAAGCTTGTTGTCATTTGGGATTGATGGAGGATGCAATGTTACTCCTTCAGACAGGAAAACGCTTGGCGGCGGCGGCGTTCCGTCTGGAGAGTATTTCATGGACGGACGAcagtttttctctttcttcaccGGAGATAACAACCGGCGGCGAAAGCTTCTCATCGGAACAGTCGCCGAAGACAGAGTCAGAAAACATTACCCAACTGCTTACCTACATAAAATTCCTCATCCGCCGCAAGAGTGCCGCCGTCGCCGCCCTAGACGCCGGCCTATACTCAGAAGCCGTTCGTCACTTCACGAAGCTAGTTGAAGGCCGTCGCCGTGCCCCACAAGGGTTCATCGCCGAATGTTACATGAACAGAGCTTTGGCTTACCAATCGCTTGGTAGAATCGCAGACGCAATCGCAGATTGCAATCGAACGTTGGCGCTTGATCCTTCATGTTTGGAAGCTTTAAGCATTAGAGCTTCTTTATTTGAAACAATCAGATGTTTACCGGACAGTCTTCACGATCTTGAACATATGAAATTGCTTTATAACTCAATTCTCCGTGATCGAAGACTTCTGGGACCGGCATGGAAACCGAAAACAGTTCAATACAGAGAAATTCCAGGAAAGCTTTGTTCTTTAACGACGAGAATACAAAAATTGAAACAGAGAGTTGCTTCTGGAGAAATTGGGAACGTAGATTACTATGGTTTGATCGGATTGAGAAGGGGAATTAATCGGCGTTCTGATTTGGAAAGAGCCCATTTGCTTCTATCTTTACGGCATAAACCTGATAAAGCTATTGGGTTTCTGGAAAGGGTAGAGCttgctgaagaagaagaagatggagtAATGGAATCTGTTAAGGATAGAGCAAATATATCAGCTTTATGGCTTTACAGGTTAATTCTAAAGGGGCATAATTCTGTAATGGCAACAATaataaaggaagaagaagaagaaaacaaacatcGACGAGTCTTGaatacatcatcatcatcatcttcatctccTCCGGCGGTGTTTCAGGGCCGGGTATTTTGCAGGGATCTTGCAGAGGTCGGGAATTTGCTTTCTCAGGCTGGTTTTAATCATCGTCCGATTCCGGTAAAGTATGAAGCTTTGAGCTGCTGATTTTGAAttagacaaatatatatatatatatatagttgtggtggttatttagatttttttgtttttttttttctatttattattgCCGATGATTGTTACTTATTTGCCGTCGACAACAACAAAAGAGAAGCAAGAAGTtgtcgtaatatttttttgattattattactgtgtacaaaaaaaacaaatatgaaattgagtgttttataaatatatctagaATAGACTAAACTATTGGATTTCATTTATAGGCCTAGACCATACTTTCTTTATCTTATTTTAGGGTTATGATTAAGTTTTGAAGTATACATTATAgatttgaaaatcaattttaatttgtatttattagatatgtaaaattatagaaaataagaGGTAAAGAAGATCCCAATATGAAATCGTTCATGTTCatgtgttaatatatatattacatttataccCCTCCCTATGAGAAGTACACCCTACAAAAGTGCAAGAACATCCCGACTGATAAAGAAGAACTACCTAACTTATTCTCATCTTATAGTGCATTAAACATGTGAATTTTCAATTTGATATCATTCAAAGAGGTGATTCATATACAAATTAAGGAGCTTTTTATTGTTATCACTTCACTACACGGGATTTTAAGAGTAAGATTCAATTTGTACATACAAATAACCTTAGAGTTAAAATTGGGAGTAATGATAGTTGAAAATCTGTGtgtcatttgaaaaaaatattatctcaatTTTATGTAGtcactaataatttaaaatgtattaaattttggATTTAGATTTTCTTACAAATTGGGCTAGCTTTAACTCCATATAAAGGCCCAATTCTGAGTGGTAAAAGACATTGTAAGTTGCAACTTAGCCCACTCCACCAGAAAATATACTAAtcataaaatactaatatatatgcGCGTGTATAAGTATAACAAAGCAgctatacatatttatttatctaaaaaaagttacaattaaattaagaagtaaataatcaattacaatTATCTTCATATGTTGGACTTTCATCAATTTGAAAGTATGAAGATGAGCTAATGAGAAAGATAGTATAATCTAAATGtgatattattagttttaaaattattattacataaaaGACAATAATATCACCTAAACTTTACTTCGAATCAACCAAATAGTTGGTTTTTTAGGCACGAATTCTTGTCCTTGTGCTATgtttcaatataataatatagacttttattttgttttgtataaaatttgtaaaagaagcGAGTATTGTATTTCAGTTCTGAAAGTGAGAGATCTGAAATCTGGATTGATTCAATTGAGGTTTGCTTTGTTGGACGGATAAGAAGGGAGTGAGTAGGGGACCccttaaaattacaaatttgatTAATTCATTCGTCTTCTTCCTAAATGAGATCAATCTTAACAACTCTAAACTCTTCTTCAGAAGAAAAGATATTTGTGCCTCCTCTGCCCAACTTGGATCATTGACCCGATTTCTCTAATGTCAAAAAACGCTCAAAGTTATGGATTCGAGTGTTCAAACCTTGAACATAAAAATAACACCATTTCTTGTAATTGGCTAATTTGTCTTCTACAGTTGTTTTTCTTTCGATTAGTTTCTCCACATTCAATTAATGTAACATAATTTTGAGGAGTCAAATACAATATTTTGTTACATGAACTAAATTGTTTTATGATATAAAgacaattctaaataataaaaacatcataatGTTAGTCATAAAAATGCAAATTGGTGTATAATTtcagaaaaataataagaagatgaatgaagtttttatataaataaatacaagttTTTTCCCCTATAATTGATCTAAGTGAGGTATTGTTGacaatatttaagttttttgaTACAATTACTATATGGGGGGCAAATCCTAAGTAAGTTTAAGAATGACTAACTCCACCACCCATGATGACACTAAATGTTCCCAAAATGAGCATCTTGGCCGGAAACAAGAGCAGCACAAGCAAATGCATGTGTTGCGACGCCACAAGCCTACTGAACCGTCTCAACGATTCTCTTCCGTTCTGAACCATTCCCGAAAACTTCACCTCTTCCTTCACACCCATTCCTCTCATTATTCCCGCCCCACCACTCCCGCCACCAGTGGACACTAATATTGGCCACCagctcctcctcctcttcctatTCTCCCGCCTCCCCTTCCTTATTTGGTTCAGTTCCTCCCTTATCACACCCCTAACGCATCTCAAATAAGAATTCATATCGTGATCCCTCTGCACCGTCCCCGAAGAACCATACGCTCCCCGATCGCTTAAAATCTCAAGCGGATGGGGACTATTCAAAAACGCACACTGAGCAGCAACAAGACGACCAGTATCACCTTCCTCCTCAGTGTCTCCCCCGCTAATCAGAAGATATAATCCGCTACCCGACGGAAGCAGCTCATGACTTGGCGAGAATTTCTGATCCGGCTGCAGGATCAGTAACTCCCCCATTGGAGCGTACAATAGCTTCTGCTTACTTAAACACGGAAGATTCCTGAAGTTTCCATTAACCGCCTTCAGAAACTCCGCCACGTGAGAAGGATAATTACAGGAGAAGGCTCGAGGTACAATGTCCCTGTGCATAGTAATAGCCTGAATGTGACTTCTGGGGAGCCCCAGTTTCTTCAGCAGCCGGTCGCCTCCACAAACAATCGAAGGTGCGCCAAAAGTTATTACAGGGAGCAATGAATGGGGAGGAACACCGCCCCTTATTAGCAACATCAGATTCACTAGAACAGACAAACTTCCGCCTAGAGAGTGCCCTGTGAATCTGAAAGTTGCACGATCGCCGTGAGTTTCTAAATGGGCATGCACCTCCGGTAGCATCTGCTCGTAGATACCCTTGGCTGCCTCGTATATTCCTCGATGAACAAGCACATCAAGTCCCTGTGCAGAATCAATCAGAATACTGAATATTTTAAGTGTCAAATAAGATAAAATGAACAAATGTTgaattattatcttataaatttatacctCGAATTCAGCTGGTTCGAAAAGTAGATTGGCCTGCCAAGATGCCAATGACTCCGAACCCTGCAAGCAAATGAGAAATTGTAAGAAACCGATTAAgatgatacatttatatatacagAAAGAAGAAACCTAGATTACCTGAATAACAAAATATCTTGTTGCAGTCTCATCATCATCGCAAATGAACCATTCACATGGTGAAGAACGTCTAGAGCTCAAATTATCAGCAACAGCCTGCTTTACTTCCTCCTTTGCAGCAACCACGGATGTCACCGAGTCTGTTGTTGCAGCTAGGGAAGCCATTTCATTGTTCATAATGTTCTCACTAATTCCTGCAATATTCTTCTCTGCTGTATTATCATCACCATCATCTTCAGCAGACTCGGATTTGGATGTTCTAAAGAAAATGATGCTTTTGGTATGTGTATGAAGATATGAAGCTGCAGATGCAGCAATTTCGTAAGCAACTGATGCGCTTATTCTTCTCtcattgtctttcttcttcttattcttcacATCCTCCATTTCCTCTGATTTCTTCTCCCGTGTttcctctttttcttcttctttaatattCTGAGAATCAGCAGTTTCCTTTTCTTCCTTTAATTTCTCCTCTTCCTTCTTCTCCAATGATGAAGTTATGTATTTCAGACTATGTCTTTTAAGAAGATTTCCTGGCTGTAAAGAAACTATATATCACATCGATTCTGATTCTGTCTAGCCCTAATTGAATCCCAAATGGGGCAAAGATCTTATATGAACATGAATGGATTTgacaaaaagaaatcaaagtCTATATATAGATATGCGTACCTTGATCTGCGGTATGCAATAAGCCAAGCTCCCTAGATACGACATTTGAGCATATAACCTTGCTTCAGGCAATGAAACCCTACGAAGCAATTTGGAAAATGAATCTTTATCGAATTTGATTTTATCGTCATTATCATCGTGATCAATACTACAGAGATCACATTCCTCATCGCCATTGGTATCATCACCAGAGCAATCGCGATTCCGATCGTCCACAGTTCGGGTTGATTCCTCCGGATCTTCAACGAGTTCTTCAACCTCAACATTCCTAGTATCCTTCCACATGGATTTAACATGCAAGATCTTCAACACCCAATTCTCCTTCCGCGCGTCCCCGCCGATCTCCTCCTCCGCTCCTCCGCCTCCTTTCTCCTGTTCGATTTGCTCGACCGAAACTGCATCGTCGACGGCAATGGCGTCGTATCTCTTCCCTCCGCCAGGCCAGAGAGATCTGAGAGGATACCTAAAGGTAAAACCCCAGGGTCCTGATCTCTGAGGCGGCGCCGCCGCTAATACCGACGGTTTATCAAGCGGCGATCTCCCTACGGAAGCCGTAATGTGCGATTGATTGGTACGGACGTCAAGAAGAGCGGCGCCGGATACTATGGGCGCGGCCATAGTATGAATCCCCGCCTTCAAGCAGAGAGAATCCATTATTAATGAATGATCTTGTTCGTTCCTCTTAATCTGATTTTTTAAGTAGAAAATTAATACAATTCAGAGATTCCGCTTCTTATACAGACTCtgaatttaaaaacaacttCTTTAAACCTATGACAAAAGTTTCAAGATTTTGCAGACcaaggagagagagagaaagaatatGGAAAAAGATTTTAAAGAAGAAAGATTTCGTCCCACTTCTAATTAATAACCTATACAGGTAACCGGTCCCAACTTCCGGTGTTATTTATTTAGTCggtcaaaatatttaattttttattcattcataaattactaaataaaataaaccggaataatattacaaagaaagttgtaaatgttaaataataaaattaaatttgttttgagAATTAGGTTTGGAAGTCATAAATGGAGTATGCGTGTTGGCTGGGGGTTGATTAATTAGAGAAATATCCTTCTTCCTCCTAATTTTGTGGCGTGCTCTTTTTATGTGGTTGCCTCATAAAGGGTGGgcggattattattattattttcatttcttccaaccaaacaaacaaatatttaattaatatttcattcttgttaataaaaaaacatttattaataaattaattttaagaaaatagtaGTTGAAACCGTATAGGGTTATAAGTAACGGTGTTAGTATCCAAAAAGGTTAGGACTTTAGTAGGAGATGGAAACGACCACAGCAAAGCAACTAGTTGCTCAACTGTTTGAAAACGtgttattgaaaataaaaaatagaaaatgaaaaaagaaaacgTGTCAGTCACGTGTTTGTCTGCTGGCTTCAATAAACCAAATTGCTAGGAAACGGACACTGTAGACGAGATTGCCACGTATGCCACGTAAACAACCCAATCTCATTACGTGTCCTctttatctataaaataatactttcaaaaaaacattattcatATGTTCAACTTATTTATTACCAAATATTTtcatcttataaaataatactttcaaaaaaacattattcaaatatcaaattaattatatatatgaatgattaaATGCCTTCAACATGTAGAACAAATGACAAAACTATGCAAAAAGCAGAGGAGGcataataatattgtaatattataaaatatggaatCCCAGAATAAGAAAATCATATTTCAAAGAGTATGGTGGAATAAAAATGgagttgatgatgatgatggggGGTAAGAATTTTAACTACATattattacattaaaaatatctaaacaaacaaagattaaatttgagaatttcaaaatttcattcaATGCTCTACTTCTTCTACACTAGTATTtcctttatcttcttcttctgctcTTCTGTCAACGATTTCGGGAAAATAACCTCATAAGCAACATACAGATCTCCTTTCTTGTTACTAAAATGCAAAGGCATCCCCTCTCCTTTGAACTTCCGAACTTCCTTCGGTTTCGTTATAACCTGCGCGTCACATAATAACAAACACCCCTTTTCTTACTTTCTCCGAACTACCTATCAACATATTTATATTCATCAAAAAGAATTCGTGAAAAAATCACCTTGGAGCCAATTTCCACCAAATGTTCATCAAGATGTTTGATGTTTTTCTCAAAACCTACAAGAGCCTCCACCTggtcacaaaaataaattaagaagctGAATTCAGTAACAACAATTTTCTTTCACTGAGCCAAGTAAACATGATCATTTTAGCAGTGTTCATCGCATAACTAGTGTGTGTCAGTGACAGTCAATTTTCTAGAAATATCCAATTTGAATGAATTAGAATGCTTGAACTCATGACTTACCAGAGTTATATTGGCAACTGTGTGGAGGTCATTGCCTTCTCTACGGAAGCAATCGTGTTGTGCTGTGCGAATTCGGAACTGCAGAGGGATAGATATAACAAACACTTTTGGCATTTAAAAACTATAAAGAATATGACTTGTGTCAGTTTCACTTTAAAACCAAAGCATAAGATTTTCTTACCTTCAAATCACCGGGTTCACCATCTATTTTAGGCTCACCATCCTCGTAAAAGACCACCTCCTGTAAATGGAGAACATGAGTAATTGAAAATGAATTCAGTTAATGAAACAGAACTGGgtcctttttcttttctttttttaatgcACTAGATATAAGAAAGAAACAAATACAGAACTAGAAGTAATAGATGTTTAGAACTGTGGCACAATGATGTAGCAGAAAAGAAGATGTTTTAGGTAGAAAGGTTAGAGATCCTACCTGGCCATCCTGCATTCCTTTCTCAATATCAACAGTAATGAAGCTTCCTTCCCTTTCAAATTTGACATTTGCGCATTGTTCACAGACCTGGAAAAATTAATAACGGAGTCATTTTTCGTAGCAGCGAGTATGTTGGCAACTTATTGGGAAATattgaaaatcaatttaaataaacaaatatcaaCATTTAAACACAGTGAATATAAGAGCAATAGTACAAAATGTGGAGCAAAAGCTGCCACATTTACCAGTAAACTCCCAAAGAAGAGGAAACTAATAATGAATGTAAACTACAAGAGCATTACTACACATCAGCAAAAGTTATTCCCAGATCCATTAATTTTCACCATTCATAAATACAATGATAAATGAACATGCAGAAAAAACACAAACTGAAGTGCAAAATActattctaaaattaaaaatggtaaATGAAATGCCAAGTTGGTGAAACTCCCTAGAGGGTGTTTGAACTTTCCTTTCTGCTTTCCAGATTATCATTCCTTGAGTATTCAATGAAAAGTTATAGGgtacactttttttttcttaaatacatCTGTTCTGTGGTGCATGTTCATTATAGTGGTAAACTTGGGCAAAAGTAAAAAGTGGTGCAGGAAAGCAAGCAAACAAAAAGGTGAAATTACTGAGAGGGTAGATGCGGACATAGAAATTTAAAATTCCCAGAGGCAGAAAGTTGGCATATTGGCCTTGAACTGAATCCACCAACGTGTTACAACTTCTAGTTAAGAGTATCAGGGAAAAACCTGCTGCTAGTATAGAGTACTAAGGGAAAACCTGCTCTGTCATCTGCTGGAACATTCCTGGTCCAATTTGTCTGTGGTAAACTTCATTCCGACAGTTGCAGCGTCTCTTACCAGGGGCTGGTTTTAGAATGTTCTTCTCCCTCCATACCTAATGAATGCacataagaaaacaaattaacaatTAGTTTTAGAGTGAACTCACTACAAACCTAATAGATCGGTATAATGACACAAATCAACAGTTAATTGTAGAATGTACTCCCAAATCTAGTAAATTCACATTTTATAACACAAGGTAATAGATAAGCAACCACCCAAGGAAATACATGATAATGAATTATCATCTATATCAGATATCAGTTTCCCAATCTTCCCAGTGCAACAACAAAGAATATAGAACAAATGCTATTCAACTGATGTAGTTTTGCTCATACAGATGCTCTAAAGGTGTCAGCTAAAATGCTGGATTTAAggaaattataattgaaatttaattttagggCTTAGCTATGTAAAAGTGACTGATGTGAATTTACATAGTCTTTCAGCATGCATATTAACTATGAGCTCTGCAGGTTCTGGTAGATAATGCCTAGCATACACAAATGAGAGAGTAGACATTGACATAAACAGAAATATCCATTGTCCTATGCAGGTTGAGAGATTTATCGCACAATGAAACATGTACAAGTGTGATAGCCCATTCATTCACATAAAAGGTTTGTTTGGATGagtttcaaaaatatatatattgccATTTGAACAACTACAAATAGTGTGAAACCAACTGCAGAAGATAATAACATACATTCAAAGTTCCTCCCATGTACAAATCTTCCAATGAAGCATCCAATTCAACTATTACATCATCCCCTTttacaattttctcttcttcttcttctgcagaCCCGCCTCCAAAGAAGCTGCAGAAAATTCATCTTGTGAGCAAATAAACAGATTACAAAAACTGAAAGCAATGTAATCCACATAGCCCAAGTAAACTCTACAAACACATAATTGCCAAACATTCTACACAATTTTAACAGACAACTTTTAGGATATGAAGAGCCAGTTTGTCTTAGGATTCTAATGCACGCCAAGTGCCCACAAAGATTGGGCTGATCAAATGACTTGTTAAAAAACCTGATGGTTATTAAATGTATCATAGAGAGATCAAGCAATGGTATCTCTCTTACTGGCATCTAAGGTACTACATTAACCAACAATCTAGGTTGCATTGGCATCTACCACCACTTCTATCAAAAACTAGTCAAGCAATGGACATTACTACAAGTGCTacttttgattaaaaaaaatgaaagctAAAATAAACTGACCCAAAGAAATACAAGTAATTGTTTCAGTGATTAAACATTGTGTACTTTCATTAGTGGCATATCTAAAAGCACATCAAGCTCTATAAGTCCTGTTTCTATATGTGCATGCCTACTCTGATTGTTCATACATTCCAAAGCCCAATAAGAAAAACAGGGTTTTGTAAgtgaaaacaagaagaaaaacaaattgaGACGGCCATGCTTTAAAGCTTTCTCAAGAGATAAAGACTTACGAGCTAAAAATGTCCTGCATATTCATTCCacctcctcctcttccaccaTTGGCAGCCTGCTGCTTGAGACCCTCTTCACCATACCTATCATATATGCCTCTCTTTTCGCTGTCCGATAGCACTTCATAAGCTATTAATTGATTCACCATTAAAAACAAGAATCAATCAGCATTTGattatcgaagaagaagaagcgtGTGTGCATTCTTTTAAAGAGTTAACACTACACACACACACCGTTGTTAATCTCTGCAAATTTCTTGGTGGCTTCCTCGTTCCCCTGGTTCTTATCAGGATGATACTTCAAGGCAAGCTTTCTGTAAGCTCTTTTAATTTGCTCATCTGAAGCTCCCTTGGGAATTTGAAGAATATCATAGTAACTCTTCCTGTCATTATTCAACAATCAAcaacatacatacatatataataaacatttacATTGGATCGAACAATGGAAAGACGGCAAGCTCACCCGGC from Impatiens glandulifera chromosome 9, dImpGla2.1, whole genome shotgun sequence includes the following:
- the LOC124915724 gene encoding uncharacterized protein LOC124915724, translated to MAIIEKKKWWLSNRKIAGNYVREARRLIATKNNTNIASAIIILDTALSLSPSFDLAMELKARSLLHLRRFKQIAEMLQDYIPSVIRSNDYDAECSSLFSFSYDQPLSGEHVKLLPNSSTPDQDIDHLRFNCFSIYKLKKKIMDTLSNSSAVEEQWRFLVLGQACCHLGLMEDAMLLLQTGKRLAAAAFRLESISWTDDSFSLSSPEITTGGESFSSEQSPKTESENITQLLTYIKFLIRRKSAAVAALDAGLYSEAVRHFTKLVEGRRRAPQGFIAECYMNRALAYQSLGRIADAIADCNRTLALDPSCLEALSIRASLFETIRCLPDSLHDLEHMKLLYNSILRDRRLLGPAWKPKTVQYREIPGKLCSLTTRIQKLKQRVASGEIGNVDYYGLIGLRRGINRRSDLERAHLLLSLRHKPDKAIGFLERVELAEEEEDGVMESVKDRANISALWLYRLILKGHNSVMATIIKEEEEENKHRRVLNTSSSSSSSPPAVFQGRVFCRDLAEVGNLLSQAGFNHRPIPVKYEALSC
- the LOC124915383 gene encoding phospholipase A1 PLIP2, chloroplastic, whose amino-acid sequence is MDSLCLKAGIHTMAAPIVSGAALLDVRTNQSHITASVGRSPLDKPSVLAAAPPQRSGPWGFTFRYPLRSLWPGGGKRYDAIAVDDAVSVEQIEQEKGGGGAEEEIGGDARKENWVLKILHVKSMWKDTRNVEVEELVEDPEESTRTVDDRNRDCSGDDTNGDEECDLCSIDHDDNDDKIKFDKDSFSKLLRRVSLPEARLYAQMSYLGSLAYCIPQIKPGNLLKRHSLKYITSSLEKKEEEKLKEEKETADSQNIKEEEKEETREKKSEEMEDVKNKKKKDNERRISASVAYEIAASAASYLHTHTKSIIFFRTSKSESAEDDGDDNTAEKNIAGISENIMNNEMASLAATTDSVTSVVAAKEEVKQAVADNLSSRRSSPCEWFICDDDETATRYFVIQGSESLASWQANLLFEPAEFEGLDVLVHRGIYEAAKGIYEQMLPEVHAHLETHGDRATFRFTGHSLGGSLSVLVNLMLLIRGGVPPHSLLPVITFGAPSIVCGGDRLLKKLGLPRSHIQAITMHRDIVPRAFSCNYPSHVAEFLKAVNGNFRNLPCLSKQKLLYAPMGELLILQPDQKFSPSHELLPSGSGLYLLISGGDTEEEGDTGRLVAAQCAFLNSPHPLEILSDRGAYGSSGTVQRDHDMNSYLRCVRGVIREELNQIRKGRRENRKRRRSWWPILVSTGGGSGGAGIMRGMGVKEEVKFSGMVQNGRESLRRFSRLVASQHMHLLVLLLFPAKMLILGTFSVIMGGGVSHS
- the LOC124914450 gene encoding dnaJ protein ERDJ3B, which translates into the protein MACRNANLLSLLYLLSFALIAIAGKSYYDILQIPKGASDEQIKRAYRKLALKYHPDKNQGNEEATKKFAEINNAYEVLSDSEKRGIYDRYGEEGLKQQAANGGRGGGGMNMQDIFSSFFGGGSAEEEEEKIVKGDDVIVELDASLEDLYMGGTLNVWREKNILKPAPGKRRCNCRNEVYHRQIGPGMFQQMTEQVCEQCANVKFEREGSFITVDIEKGMQDGQEVVFYEDGEPKIDGEPGDLKFRIRTAQHDCFRREGNDLHTVANITLVEALVGFEKNIKHLDEHLVEIGSKVITKPKEVRKFKGEGMPLHFSNKKGDLYVAYEVIFPKSLTEEQKKKIKEILV